In Callospermophilus lateralis isolate mCalLat2 chromosome 10, mCalLat2.hap1, whole genome shotgun sequence, a single genomic region encodes these proteins:
- the LOC143642197 gene encoding DNA-directed RNA polymerase II subunit RPB7 — protein sequence MFYHISLEHEILLHPRYFGPNLLNTVKQKLFTEVEGTCTGKYGFVIAVTTIDNIGAGVIQPGRGFVLYPVKYKAIVFRPFKGEVVDAVVTQVNKVGLFTEIGPMSCFISRHSIPSEMEFDPNSNPPCYKTMDEDIVIQQEDDIRLKIVGTRVDKNDIFAIGSLMDDYLGLVS from the coding sequence ATGTTCTACCACATCTCCCTGGAGCACGAGATCCTGCTGCACCCGCGCTACTTCGGCCCCAACTTGCTCAATACCGTGAAGCAGAAGCTTTTCACCGAGGTGGAGGGAACCTGCACCGGAAAGTATGGCTTTGTAATTGCTGTCACCACCATTGACAACATTGGTGCTGGTGTAATCCAGCCAGGCCGGGGCTTTGTTCTTTATCCAGTTAAGTACAAGGCCATTGTTTTCCGGCCTTTTAAAGGCGAGGTTGTGGATGCTGTGGTCACTCAGGTCAATAAGGTTGGACTCTTCACAGAAATTGGGCCCATGTCTTGCTTCATTTCTCGACATTCCATCCCGTCAGAGATGGAATTTGATCCTAATTCTAACCCACCATGTTACAAAACAATGGATGAGGACATTGTGATTCAGCAGGAGGATGACATCCGCTTGAAGATTGTGGGGACCCGCGTGGACAAGAATGACATTTTTGCCATTGGCTCCCTGATGGATGATTACTTGGGGCTTGTGAGCTGA